Proteins encoded in a region of the Tautonia rosea genome:
- a CDS encoding sulfatase — protein MSYGFALRLGVLVGVIALVPFPSAGAADRPNVLFLISDDLNNALNTYGHPQMKTPNLDRLAARGVRFDRAYCQFPLCGPSRNSMLTGLYPNSTGIHANAQIFRQSIPSQVSLPQAFRLDGYFAARIGKLYHYGVPRSVGTNGHDDPGSWELELNPAGVDRLEEEPKIFTLTPGQFGGTLSWYASPKSDEYHTDGIMASDAEWVLERCARQADRPFFLAVGFYRPHTPYVAPEGYFKQYPVDQIPLVEGVEEDQKDIPPPGLMSYKREQDKLTDALRREAIQAYYASISFMDAQVGRVLDALDRLGLAENTIVVMTSDHGYHLGEHGLWQKMSLFEESARVPLIIAAPGVSKGGTVAPAPVGLIDLYPTLAELCGVEAPENLQGQSLVPILKDPNEPGRGWSLSQVTRGGGGQGRFFGYSIRTPRWRYTEWDEGNRGIELYDHEADPREQTNLADCPNHVETITELSRLLREAVQSTYPPSGEIPEVQGTLWMPNLTNP, from the coding sequence ATGTCTTATGGGTTCGCCTTGCGGTTGGGTGTGCTGGTGGGGGTGATCGCCCTGGTCCCGTTCCCCTCGGCTGGTGCGGCTGATCGGCCGAACGTCCTGTTTCTCATCTCCGATGACCTGAACAATGCGTTGAACACGTATGGTCATCCGCAGATGAAAACACCCAATCTCGACCGCCTCGCCGCGAGAGGGGTGCGGTTCGACCGGGCCTATTGCCAGTTCCCGCTCTGCGGGCCGAGCCGGAACTCGATGCTCACGGGGCTTTATCCCAACAGTACCGGCATTCATGCGAATGCCCAGATCTTCCGGCAGTCGATTCCGTCGCAGGTCAGCCTGCCGCAGGCGTTCCGGCTCGACGGCTACTTCGCCGCGAGGATTGGGAAGCTGTATCACTACGGGGTGCCTCGGTCGGTGGGAACGAACGGGCATGATGACCCGGGTTCCTGGGAGCTGGAACTGAACCCGGCCGGGGTCGATCGGCTGGAGGAGGAGCCGAAGATCTTCACCCTCACCCCCGGCCAGTTCGGCGGCACGTTGAGCTGGTATGCCTCTCCCAAGAGCGACGAGTACCACACCGACGGCATCATGGCGAGTGATGCCGAGTGGGTCCTTGAACGGTGCGCCCGGCAAGCCGATCGGCCCTTCTTCCTGGCGGTGGGGTTCTACCGGCCTCATACGCCGTATGTGGCGCCGGAGGGATACTTCAAGCAGTATCCCGTGGATCAAATCCCTCTGGTGGAAGGAGTGGAGGAGGATCAGAAGGACATCCCGCCCCCCGGCCTGATGAGCTACAAACGCGAGCAGGACAAGCTGACCGACGCACTGCGCCGCGAGGCGATTCAGGCGTACTACGCCAGCATCAGCTTCATGGATGCCCAGGTGGGCCGGGTGCTCGATGCGCTTGACCGGCTCGGCCTGGCCGAGAATACGATCGTCGTCATGACCAGTGACCACGGCTATCACCTGGGCGAGCATGGCCTCTGGCAGAAGATGAGCCTGTTCGAGGAGAGTGCCCGGGTCCCTTTGATCATCGCGGCTCCGGGAGTCTCGAAGGGGGGGACGGTCGCTCCCGCCCCGGTTGGGCTGATCGACCTGTACCCGACGCTGGCCGAACTGTGCGGGGTCGAGGCGCCGGAGAACTTGCAGGGTCAGAGCCTCGTCCCGATCCTGAAGGACCCCAACGAGCCCGGCCGCGGCTGGTCGCTCAGCCAGGTGACCCGGGGCGGCGGCGGGCAGGGGAGGTTCTTCGGCTACTCGATCCGGACCCCCCGATGGCGCTACACCGAGTGGGACGAGGGGAACCGCGGGATCGAACTCTACGACCACGAGGCCGACCCCCGCGAGCAGACCAACCTGGCCGACTGCCCGAACCATGTGGAGACGATCACCGAGCTTTCCCGGTTGCTCCGTGAGGCGGTTCAATCGACCTATCCCCCCTCGGGAGAAATTCCGGAAGTCCAGGGGACCCTCTGGATGCCGAACCTGACCAACCCCTGA
- a CDS encoding trypsin-like serine protease produces MSGQRGSERVRRAGLRGSARRRPAEEGRRKRFFTSLERLEDRVTPVIGAIGVPPQVLPGSGFDGIANLGGCTGSLLPTGRHILTAAHCVDDDGDGVADSTNYTVTFNMPGDRVIRMNVPQANVIVHPMWGGGDNISDGFDVAVMILPNYAPVGAERFSIADPKDGTVGANPAANSFVDSSGMITANDVRNTNDILIRFLDGPNAGLARTVSNLDDTTQVITVNSAFPNVPNVGDTFEYIFRGSQLIGYGNTGTGTEGQQTGTAGIKRVGYNQLESTDDLSGGDGGSMFQNGIIGALFQEPPDGFDTSEAALGQGDSGGPLLVGRSIIGIASYGRGGADFDSSDFWAYAPQFTTGFIDPILTQAGPLTLDMDDQDDGQNGVPDLISVVVDNTDNDITIFVNGRSLGSVDLAEVTELRLIGSNDDDAFIIEGDLDLPVFVDGRRGNDELRIRRSGRDDDLVYRPGSNTGDGEIDVDTGSIVSTITFEDLEPLLVSNVASFMLKTTDRTVLTVSHAGPDRNIVTGTHDGGVAFESVTFFDVDEFIIETDDVFSENDEFTVLTPLVAEDLDTFTIRSFGGNDTLTIGTNFRLPFSGGSFTFDAGTGSGDLIKATGDSDLILSDTSLVSVDSATGDSQGTLLLSGVEEAILTGGMLANVINAAGFSGSLVLNGGDGNDVLTGGSGQNSVYGNAGSDTLISVSGSGLYEGGEGNDHLDFFGSAVIGNNLAVLANGVGVVITSSVGSRNLGIHTVESIFLGASTSSDDIQIGNLRDTDVRLVTLDLGLDAVRDTVSIENPNIADEVSITTPGLGMVNVEQTQNANVMILNAMASCPVGPNDDVLTLNTNAGNDTVMASPEASEEIGLIINAGDGNDFVMANGTINGGRGNDNLSGAGGLCPLTIDGGDGDDQICGNDGNDLLNGGAGNDSIYGAGGDDTINGGDGNDLLAGNDGNDTINGDAGNDTIGGGAGVDTIAGGLGDDLIYGDSDADCGESSLQPIASGQGNDTLNGNAGNDTIFGEGGEDAIFGDEGDDTIHGGDGNDEIQGNLGDDVLFGDEGDDLIYGGLGADTIHGGDGRDRLCGGLAPGEAGNPDLDGNDMISGGNDDDAIVGDAGDDTLHGDAGNDQIWGSAGNDALDGGAGDDAMVGGAGDDFLYGNDGNDLMFGLTGNDTLWGGNGDDSMYGGDGDDVMLGGPPETANTVHGPRNASLPSDGNDVMLGGLGFDHVDGGNGDNILDAGDDGLVETVLAGVGNDIGFSHRIRGHQSSDRMALDGGHNQDRHRGGLVEPAIPDEVCDFVVFAQPAPIETPAPSPVHVPVHNGSLRPRPWAPRTKPSLVVRPTPAKRRLPLVSTQQPIHQPTPARHWSLRSAPQSTPAGLGPMARLLARRGGRSV; encoded by the coding sequence ATGAGCGGTCAGCGGGGCAGCGAACGAGTGAGACGAGCGGGGCTGCGCGGGTCGGCTCGCCGACGTCCGGCGGAGGAGGGGCGAAGAAAGCGGTTCTTCACAAGCCTGGAGCGGCTTGAAGACCGAGTGACCCCGGTCATCGGCGCGATCGGTGTGCCACCGCAGGTCCTGCCTGGGTCGGGGTTCGACGGAATTGCCAATCTGGGCGGTTGCACGGGATCATTGCTGCCGACGGGCCGCCACATCTTAACGGCTGCGCATTGTGTCGATGACGACGGCGACGGCGTGGCTGATAGCACGAACTACACGGTTACCTTCAACATGCCGGGTGATCGCGTCATTCGGATGAACGTTCCGCAGGCGAACGTGATTGTTCATCCCATGTGGGGAGGCGGCGACAACATCTCCGATGGCTTCGACGTCGCCGTGATGATTCTGCCCAACTATGCGCCCGTGGGTGCCGAGCGATTCTCGATCGCCGATCCCAAGGATGGCACCGTAGGGGCTAATCCCGCGGCAAACTCGTTCGTTGACAGCAGTGGAATGATCACCGCCAACGATGTCCGGAACACGAACGACATTCTCATTCGATTTCTTGACGGGCCCAACGCGGGCCTCGCCCGGACGGTCAGCAATCTTGACGACACGACCCAGGTGATCACCGTCAATAGTGCCTTCCCCAACGTGCCGAACGTGGGTGACACCTTCGAGTACATCTTCCGAGGCTCGCAGCTCATCGGTTATGGCAACACGGGCACGGGGACCGAGGGGCAGCAAACCGGCACCGCGGGCATTAAGCGCGTCGGGTATAACCAGCTTGAATCCACGGACGATCTGAGTGGCGGTGACGGCGGCTCGATGTTCCAGAACGGCATCATCGGTGCACTGTTCCAGGAGCCGCCGGACGGTTTTGATACGTCGGAAGCGGCACTGGGGCAGGGTGACTCGGGGGGCCCGCTGCTGGTGGGCCGGTCGATCATCGGCATCGCGTCGTACGGGCGAGGCGGGGCCGACTTCGATTCCTCTGACTTCTGGGCGTATGCACCGCAGTTCACAACGGGCTTCATTGACCCGATCCTGACACAGGCCGGCCCGTTGACCCTGGATATGGACGACCAGGACGACGGCCAGAACGGTGTGCCCGACCTAATTAGCGTGGTTGTCGACAATACGGATAATGATATCACGATCTTCGTGAATGGTCGATCTCTGGGTTCGGTCGACCTTGCCGAGGTCACCGAGCTCAGGCTGATCGGTTCCAATGATGATGATGCCTTCATCATTGAGGGTGACCTCGATCTGCCGGTGTTCGTCGACGGACGCCGCGGCAATGACGAACTCCGAATCCGAAGGAGCGGTCGGGACGATGATCTGGTTTATCGCCCTGGATCCAACACGGGCGATGGTGAGATCGACGTCGACACTGGATCGATTGTCAGCACGATCACGTTTGAGGACCTTGAGCCACTGCTGGTCAGCAATGTGGCCTCGTTCATGCTGAAGACGACAGATCGAACCGTGTTGACCGTCTCACACGCGGGTCCCGACCGGAACATCGTCACGGGGACGCATGACGGGGGGGTGGCGTTTGAATCGGTGACGTTCTTCGATGTGGACGAGTTCATCATCGAAACCGATGACGTTTTCTCCGAGAATGACGAGTTCACCGTCCTGACTCCGCTGGTGGCCGAAGACCTGGACACCTTCACGATTCGATCCTTCGGTGGGAACGACACGCTGACCATCGGCACCAATTTTCGCCTGCCGTTCTCGGGCGGTTCGTTCACGTTCGACGCTGGAACGGGGTCGGGAGACCTGATCAAGGCGACCGGCGATTCGGATCTGATTCTTTCCGACACATCGTTGGTCAGTGTTGACTCAGCGACGGGTGACTCGCAGGGAACGCTCCTGCTGAGCGGTGTCGAAGAGGCGATTCTCACGGGTGGGATGCTGGCGAACGTGATCAACGCCGCGGGCTTCAGCGGCTCGCTCGTGCTCAACGGTGGCGACGGCAATGATGTGCTGACTGGCGGTTCTGGCCAGAACTCGGTTTACGGCAATGCCGGATCGGACACGCTGATCAGCGTCAGCGGCAGCGGTCTGTACGAGGGGGGCGAGGGGAACGACCATCTGGACTTCTTCGGCTCCGCGGTCATCGGGAACAATCTCGCCGTTCTCGCGAACGGAGTCGGGGTTGTGATCACCTCGTCGGTGGGGTCGAGGAATCTGGGGATTCATACGGTCGAGTCAATCTTCCTTGGCGCGTCGACAAGTTCCGACGACATTCAGATCGGCAATCTCCGCGATACGGACGTGCGACTCGTCACGCTTGATCTGGGCCTCGATGCCGTTCGCGATACGGTCTCGATTGAGAATCCGAACATCGCCGACGAGGTCAGCATTACGACCCCGGGCCTGGGCATGGTCAATGTGGAGCAGACGCAGAACGCCAACGTCATGATCCTCAACGCGATGGCGAGCTGCCCGGTCGGGCCAAACGACGATGTGCTGACCCTGAACACGAATGCCGGCAACGACACGGTGATGGCCTCTCCCGAGGCGTCGGAGGAGATCGGCCTGATCATCAATGCCGGTGACGGCAACGACTTCGTCATGGCCAACGGCACGATCAATGGCGGCCGTGGAAATGATAACCTGTCCGGCGCGGGCGGGTTGTGCCCGCTCACTATCGACGGTGGCGATGGCGATGACCAGATCTGCGGCAACGACGGCAACGATCTGCTCAACGGTGGTGCCGGCAACGACTCGATCTACGGGGCCGGTGGCGACGACACCATCAACGGCGGCGATGGCAACGACCTCCTCGCTGGGAACGACGGCAACGACACCATCAATGGCGACGCGGGGAACGACACCATCGGCGGTGGTGCGGGGGTCGACACCATCGCGGGGGGCCTCGGTGATGATCTGATTTATGGCGATTCCGACGCCGATTGCGGCGAATCGAGCCTGCAGCCGATCGCCAGCGGTCAAGGCAATGACACTCTCAACGGGAATGCGGGCAACGACACCATCTTTGGCGAAGGAGGGGAGGACGCGATCTTCGGCGATGAAGGTGACGACACCATCCACGGCGGCGATGGCAACGACGAAATTCAGGGAAACCTGGGCGATGACGTTCTCTTCGGCGACGAAGGAGACGACCTCATTTACGGTGGCCTGGGTGCCGACACCATTCACGGCGGCGACGGCCGCGATCGCCTCTGCGGCGGCCTCGCCCCCGGCGAAGCCGGCAACCCCGACCTTGACGGCAACGACATGATCAGCGGTGGCAATGACGACGATGCCATCGTCGGCGACGCCGGCGACGACACCCTCCACGGCGACGCCGGGAACGACCAGATCTGGGGTTCCGCCGGGAACGATGCCCTCGACGGCGGCGCCGGTGACGACGCCATGGTCGGCGGCGCCGGCGACGACTTCCTGTACGGCAACGACGGCAACGATCTGATGTTCGGTCTCACCGGGAACGACACCCTCTGGGGCGGCAACGGCGACGATTCGATGTACGGCGGTGATGGCGACGACGTCATGCTCGGCGGCCCCCCCGAGACCGCCAACACCGTCCACGGCCCGCGGAACGCAAGCCTGCCCAGCGACGGCAACGACGTCATGCTCGGTGGCCTCGGGTTCGATCACGTCGATGGCGGGAACGGCGACAACATTCTCGACGCCGGCGATGATGGTCTGGTTGAGACCGTCCTGGCGGGTGTCGGCAATGACATCGGATTCTCGCACCGGATTCGCGGCCATCAATCAAGCGATCGCATGGCGCTCGATGGCGGGCACAACCAGGACCGCCATCGCGGCGGCCTTGTCGAACCGGCCATCCCTGACGAGGTCTGCGACTTCGTGGTCTTCGCCCAGCCGGCACCGATCGAGACGCCAGCTCCCAGTCCGGTTCATGTTCCCGTGCACAACGGCTCCTTGCGTCCTCGCCCCTGGGCCCCACGGACCAAGCCTTCCTTGGTTGTGAGGCCGACCCCGGCGAAACGAAGGTTGCCGCTTGTCTCCACGCAACAACCGATCCACCAGCCGACCCCGGCGAGGCACTGGAGCCTTCGCTCCGCTCCGCAATCGACCCCGGCCGGTCTGGGGCCGATGGCCCGCTTGCTCGCCCGACGAGGCGGCAGGTCGGTCTGA
- a CDS encoding alkaline phosphatase D family protein, whose amino-acid sequence MTKPSVSRRSFLVDSAAATAALSALPRSGRAEDAPTSEFRSRWDLVPDRVWPGAAFWSNPLQDWRIRGGRLECFRPATGRSLHLLTHDLANRSGTLRMSVQLGSIDGGPLAEASGSAGFEVGVRGPLGDYRNNLVHGSGFPAGLRTNGRLFLGDGPEAVSAPVDLNAEAVELRLAIDPEGNGFHLTLSALDPTDGRVLGSVERSGVPGASLVGNLALMSNFGPPRPAAQQANNANLPPAGTWWFADWTVSGSKVDAHDDRRFGPILFNQYTLHGGTMKMSVQMPPLGPEDEHSIRLLVDRDGSWTQVAEATIDPRSFLATFRVEGWDDQINIPYRISYVEKFTDGSGREDTFEGLIRRDPVEADVLTVADISCNAHYAFPNEACVASVAKLDPDLIVFTGDQFYESTGGFGVERNDVDIALLDLMRKWYQHGWTWRDVTRDRPSIAIPDDHDVYHGNLWGEGGKKAPGNTSEAESKGGYKQMAEFVNVVHAIETAHHPDSPAEPGLQGITGYYGPLTYGGIGFAILADRQYKSGPDGKVPPTTSGRADHVVDPDFDPETADRPGLELLGDPQLRFLEAWADDWQGVEMKAAISQTIFTAMATHHGQPDNRLIADYDTNAWPQTPRDEAVRALRRAFAFHLAGDQHLPAVVHYGIDEHRDAGVAFASPAVNNLYPRWFWPESPGENRPSGAPKELGDFRDSFDHPLTVLACANPKPDRRPGVGVLEAETDKSAGFGVVRFHKADRTITVECWPLLADPTEPGTQFPGWPVTVSQLDNGGARVAQADLPEVVVRGVDRPVVRVIDESINEPVYGIRLTGSRWRPFTFAEGVYTIRVVDPESGRSAEQRGVEARKGNDATIEITL is encoded by the coding sequence ATGACTAAGCCTTCCGTTTCTCGCCGGTCGTTCCTCGTCGACTCCGCCGCGGCGACTGCGGCCCTCTCGGCCCTGCCGCGATCCGGACGCGCCGAGGACGCCCCGACATCCGAGTTCCGGAGCCGTTGGGACCTCGTCCCTGATCGCGTCTGGCCCGGCGCCGCCTTCTGGTCCAACCCGCTTCAGGACTGGCGCATTCGGGGTGGCCGGCTGGAATGCTTTCGGCCCGCCACCGGCCGATCGCTGCATCTCTTGACGCATGACCTGGCCAATCGCTCGGGAACGCTTCGGATGAGCGTCCAGCTCGGCTCGATCGACGGCGGCCCGCTGGCCGAGGCGAGCGGATCGGCCGGCTTCGAAGTTGGCGTCCGGGGGCCGCTGGGAGACTACCGCAACAACCTCGTGCACGGTTCGGGATTCCCGGCCGGTCTGCGAACCAACGGCCGGCTGTTCCTCGGTGACGGCCCCGAGGCCGTCTCGGCACCGGTCGACCTGAATGCCGAAGCGGTCGAACTTCGCCTCGCGATCGACCCTGAGGGGAACGGATTCCACCTGACGCTCTCCGCCCTCGATCCGACCGACGGTCGAGTGCTGGGCTCCGTCGAGCGTTCGGGAGTGCCGGGAGCATCGCTGGTCGGCAACCTCGCCCTCATGAGCAATTTCGGCCCTCCTCGTCCCGCGGCGCAGCAGGCAAACAACGCGAACCTTCCCCCGGCCGGAACCTGGTGGTTTGCCGACTGGACCGTCTCCGGCTCGAAGGTCGACGCCCACGACGACCGTCGCTTCGGCCCGATCCTCTTTAACCAGTACACTCTGCACGGCGGTACGATGAAGATGTCGGTGCAGATGCCCCCCCTTGGCCCGGAGGATGAGCATTCGATCCGCCTGCTCGTCGATCGAGACGGCTCCTGGACGCAGGTCGCCGAGGCGACCATCGACCCCCGGTCGTTCCTTGCCACCTTCAGGGTTGAGGGTTGGGATGATCAGATCAATATTCCTTACAGAATCTCGTATGTTGAGAAATTCACAGACGGTTCGGGCCGAGAGGATACCTTCGAGGGCCTCATCCGCCGTGACCCGGTCGAGGCGGATGTCCTGACCGTGGCCGACATCTCCTGTAACGCCCACTACGCCTTCCCGAACGAGGCGTGCGTGGCGAGTGTGGCGAAGCTCGACCCCGACCTGATCGTCTTCACCGGCGACCAGTTCTACGAGTCGACCGGCGGCTTTGGTGTCGAGCGGAACGACGTGGACATCGCCCTGCTCGACCTGATGCGCAAGTGGTATCAGCATGGCTGGACCTGGCGCGACGTGACCCGAGACCGCCCGAGCATTGCCATCCCCGACGATCACGACGTCTACCATGGCAACCTCTGGGGCGAAGGCGGCAAGAAGGCCCCCGGCAACACCTCCGAGGCTGAGTCCAAGGGGGGGTACAAGCAGATGGCCGAGTTCGTCAACGTGGTGCATGCGATCGAGACGGCCCACCATCCTGATTCCCCTGCCGAGCCGGGCCTTCAGGGGATCACCGGCTATTACGGCCCGCTGACCTACGGCGGCATTGGCTTCGCCATCCTGGCCGATCGCCAGTACAAGAGCGGCCCGGACGGCAAGGTGCCCCCCACCACCAGCGGCCGAGCCGACCACGTGGTCGACCCCGACTTCGACCCGGAGACCGCCGACCGTCCCGGCCTGGAATTGCTGGGCGATCCGCAACTCCGGTTCCTCGAAGCCTGGGCCGACGACTGGCAGGGGGTTGAGATGAAGGCCGCCATCTCCCAGACGATCTTTACGGCGATGGCCACGCATCATGGTCAGCCGGACAACCGCCTCATCGCCGACTACGATACCAACGCCTGGCCGCAGACCCCCCGCGATGAGGCCGTCCGGGCCTTGCGGCGTGCCTTTGCCTTCCACCTGGCCGGCGACCAGCACCTGCCGGCCGTCGTCCATTATGGAATCGACGAGCACCGAGACGCCGGGGTCGCCTTTGCCAGCCCGGCGGTGAACAACCTGTATCCTCGGTGGTTCTGGCCCGAGTCGCCGGGGGAGAACCGCCCGAGCGGCGCTCCCAAGGAGCTGGGCGACTTCCGGGACAGCTTCGACCATCCCTTGACCGTCCTGGCCTGTGCCAATCCGAAGCCGGACCGCAGGCCAGGCGTCGGCGTGCTGGAGGCCGAGACGGACAAGTCGGCCGGCTTCGGCGTCGTCCGGTTTCACAAGGCCGACCGGACAATCACGGTCGAATGCTGGCCCCTCTTGGCCGACCCGACCGAGCCGGGCACCCAGTTCCCCGGCTGGCCGGTCACGGTATCGCAGCTCGACAACGGCGGGGCCCGAGTGGCTCAGGCCGACTTGCCCGAGGTCGTCGTCCGAGGGGTTGATCGACCCGTCGTGCGTGTGATCGACGAATCCATAAATGAGCCAGTCTATGGAATTCGCCTGACCGGATCGCGCTGGCGGCCCTTCACGTTTGCCGAAGGGGTGTACACGATTCGGGTCGTTGATCCCGAGTCGGGCCGATCGGCCGAGCAGCGCGGTGTAGAGGCCCGGAAGGGGAACGACGCCACGATCGAGATCACGCTTTGA
- a CDS encoding cytochrome P450: MSPSPTSELIRGQRPPGPTGRWLSGNIQPFRNDRLAFLTDCAQRFGDVVALRLGPRRIWALNHPDLVEDVLVRHNRIFTKHFALRAAKPTLGEGLLTSEGEFWRRQRRLSQPAFHRDRIAGYGDVMVAYTDRMLRSWADGQQRDAQADMMQLTLEIVAKTLFDADIVKGAADIAEAMEVLMVNFTRKVNRLVPLPGWLPVPENFRFWRAMGVVNQTLDAIISGRRREERDRGDLLSMLLLASDPEGDGSGMSDRQLRDEVVTLFMAGHETTANTLAWAWLLLAKHPEIEARLHDELDEVLDDGRPPTVADLPRLRYTDMVITETLRVLPTVWLLGREATEEVEIGGYKAPTGTTMWMSQWVIHRDPRWFDEPETFLPDRWADGLARRLPRYAYFPFGGGPRICIGNHFAQMEAVLLLATIARRFRLIVPEGFTPRPIPTMTLRPEGGLPVQLEERRPASND, translated from the coding sequence ATGAGTCCCTCCCCCACTAGCGAACTGATCCGGGGCCAGCGTCCTCCCGGCCCGACCGGGCGATGGCTTTCCGGGAACATCCAGCCCTTCCGGAACGACCGGCTCGCGTTCCTGACCGACTGTGCCCAGCGATTCGGAGACGTGGTCGCCCTGCGGCTCGGCCCGAGGAGGATCTGGGCCCTGAATCACCCGGATCTGGTCGAGGACGTGCTCGTCCGCCACAATCGCATCTTCACGAAACACTTCGCCCTCAGGGCCGCCAAGCCGACCCTCGGCGAGGGCCTTTTGACCAGCGAAGGGGAGTTCTGGCGCCGCCAGCGAAGGCTCTCGCAACCGGCATTTCACCGCGACCGGATCGCCGGCTACGGCGACGTGATGGTCGCGTACACCGATCGGATGCTCCGATCGTGGGCCGACGGCCAGCAGAGAGACGCTCAGGCCGACATGATGCAGTTGACCCTGGAGATCGTCGCCAAAACACTCTTTGATGCCGATATCGTGAAGGGGGCGGCCGATATCGCCGAGGCGATGGAAGTCCTCATGGTCAACTTCACCCGCAAGGTGAACCGACTCGTCCCCTTGCCGGGCTGGCTGCCGGTGCCGGAGAACTTCCGGTTCTGGAGGGCGATGGGCGTGGTCAACCAGACGCTCGACGCCATCATCTCCGGCCGTCGGCGCGAGGAGCGCGATCGGGGCGACCTGCTCTCGATGCTCCTGCTGGCGAGCGATCCCGAGGGGGACGGCTCGGGGATGTCTGACCGGCAGCTTCGCGATGAGGTCGTCACCCTGTTCATGGCCGGTCACGAGACGACGGCCAACACCCTGGCGTGGGCCTGGCTCTTGCTGGCGAAGCATCCGGAGATCGAAGCGCGCTTACACGACGAGCTGGACGAGGTACTCGACGACGGCCGGCCGCCAACGGTCGCCGACCTGCCGAGGCTCCGTTACACCGACATGGTCATCACCGAGACGCTCCGGGTCTTGCCGACCGTTTGGCTCCTGGGCCGCGAGGCGACCGAGGAGGTTGAGATCGGGGGATATAAAGCACCCACTGGCACAACCATGTGGATGAGCCAATGGGTGATCCATCGGGACCCGCGATGGTTCGACGAGCCGGAAACCTTCCTCCCCGATCGCTGGGCCGATGGCCTGGCCCGCCGATTGCCCCGCTATGCGTATTTTCCGTTCGGAGGCGGGCCGAGGATTTGCATCGGCAATCACTTCGCTCAGATGGAGGCCGTCTTGCTGCTGGCGACGATCGCCCGGCGATTCCGTCTGATCGTTCCCGAAGGATTCACTCCCCGGCCCATTCCGACCATGACCCTGCGGCCCGAAGGAGGGCTTCCGGTGCAGCTTGAGGAGCGTCGGCCTGCTTCAAATGATTGA
- a CDS encoding dihydrofolate reductase family protein — MKTQYYTAASLDGFIATEDDSLDWLFSLGHADEAGYPAFIAEVGALAMGSATYEWLLRHAREVEAETGSAWPYTQPTCVFSTRSLPAVAGANLSFVRGDVRPIHSAMRAAAGEKNVWIVGGGDLAGQFYDAGLLDEVIVSVSAVTLGTGKPLFPRRVINPPLSLVSVRQVGNAFAELRYQVRRS, encoded by the coding sequence ATGAAGACCCAGTACTACACGGCCGCGAGCCTGGACGGGTTCATCGCGACGGAAGATGACTCGCTCGACTGGCTGTTTTCGCTCGGTCATGCCGACGAGGCGGGATACCCCGCGTTCATCGCCGAGGTCGGTGCATTGGCGATGGGATCGGCGACCTATGAATGGCTGCTGCGCCATGCGCGGGAGGTCGAAGCGGAGACCGGCTCTGCCTGGCCGTATACCCAACCGACATGTGTCTTCTCGACGAGGAGTCTGCCGGCCGTCGCGGGAGCGAACCTGTCATTCGTGAGAGGCGACGTGCGGCCAATCCACTCGGCCATGCGTGCGGCCGCCGGGGAGAAGAACGTCTGGATCGTCGGCGGGGGGGATCTGGCCGGTCAATTCTACGACGCCGGACTCCTGGACGAGGTCATCGTTTCTGTGAGCGCTGTGACCCTCGGCACGGGAAAGCCGCTTTTTCCTCGTCGGGTCATCAATCCGCCATTGAGCCTGGTTTCGGTCAGGCAGGTCGGCAACGCCTTCGCGGAACTGCGCTATCAGGTCCGCAGGAGTTGA